In the genome of Bos mutus isolate GX-2022 chromosome 28, NWIPB_WYAK_1.1, whole genome shotgun sequence, the window AGAGTGGGGTCTGCATTCCTCCAGCTCCTGAGTTCTAGCTGAGTGTCAAGCTCTGCATGCAGGGACACCCTGTTCGCTGCTCCCTGCCCTGGGAGGAGCCCTTGCTTTGCAGAAGGGCAGGGCTGGAGACAGGCAGCACAGTACAGGAGCCAAGGCACTGCTTTGGGAAAAGGGAGGGGCAGGCTTGGTCTTAGGGTTCTTAGGGGTCTTGGTGAAGGCCAAGGGGATGCAGCCTTGGGATCAACATAAGGAAGCAATTTCTCACACCCTAGCTGtgcagagcagagaaggcaatggcaccccactccagtactcttgcctggaaaatcccatgggcagaggagcctggttggctgcactccatggggtcgctaagagtcagacacgacttcactttcgcttttcactttcatgcattggagaaggaaatggcaacccactccagtgttctttcctggagaatcccagggacgggggagcctggtgggctgccatctatggggtcgcacagagtcagacacgactgaagtgacttagcagcagcagcagctgtgcagAGAGGGAGGGTGTGGCTTGGGAGGCAGCAATGCTCCTGGTAGCACATGCAAGCAGAAACCGGATGGCCAGGGATGAGGGCCAGACTCCAGGCTCCAAGATCAtgggctgggccctgccccagGGGGAAACCTTACTGACAAAACTCGTGTTCTCCCGGAGTCGGAGTCCCTTGGCTCGCAGCACAACCACGGTGAGGCGGTTCAGACGGTCATTGTAGCTGAGGCAGAACTGGAGGTCACCAAATTCGGAGGGAGCCTGGAGAAGCCAAGAGGAAAGCACCCCAGGTAGGTGCTGGAGGCCCCCatgccttcctccttcctcctggcAGGCAGGCCCAGGGTACTCATGACACAGCCATACTCCTTCCTTGAAGCCCAtccaccattttacagatggggaaactgaggtctggGGAGTTGAAGGGGCCTGCTGAAAATCACATAGTAAGGACCAGAGCTGAGGATTCAAACCTAGGAATGGGGAATTCCAAGGCCTATTCTGAGTCATCCtcatggggtggggggggtaTTGGGGGAAGAGTGGGTAATTTCCTTGGCAGGTCCATTTGAGGTGTCAACTTTCATAGCTATCTGATCTGGATGGGAATCCAAATGTGTTTTTTCCAGGATGCTCCAAGTAATCTCCAGGGCAAAAGAGCCTCAGGTGCACCTCCACTGTCCCATGCAGCTCTGGCCTGGGCCCTCCACCGCGAGTCGCACTTGTAGGGGTAGTGGCCAGTATTCTGCTGGGCCACACCTGCTGGCTGTCTACGGTGGTCAGACTCATGGTCATCTGGCATGTGTCTGGTGACCCTAACCTTTACCTCCAGGCTCTCGGCTTCCAGGTCTCTCCAGAGGACGCGCCGGCAGTTGCCCGCCAGTGTCTCCTTCTTCAGAGGGAACAGCACTTGCCCTAGGAGCTGGTGCTTCCTCTGCCTGTCCACGTGGTACACTGAGAACCTCAGCACCCTCTGGTTGACGCTCTTGCTGGATACCTTGGAGAGACGAGGGCCCGGCTGGAGTCAGGAAGGGTCAGGGGATGGGATGACGTGATATGTTGTTCTGGAAACAGAATCTTTCCATGAGGGGTATCTCAACCAGGGACCTGCACACCCCAAACCCAGGCATCCTCAGGGGACCCTTTGCCTCAGTGGGGCCAGTGTCCCCAGGAGGTGGAAGGCTGTGCCAGAGCCTTGCCACACAGAGTGTGGTCCCAGAACCAGCAGCACCCACCACCCCCGGGACCTTGTTAGAAACGCAGGACCTTGGGCTCCACTCAGACCCACCAAGCAGAATCTACCATTTAACAGGCATCCAAGTGAGTTGCCTAAACTAAAAGTGTGAGAGGCTCCCACCCTGGAGCCCAGGGAACCCCCCGTCTTTGCTATCTGAATTTGGCACCTGAACAGTCCTCTCCCTGAgactcagtctcctcacctgtaagATGGAATAATTGTTCTTACTCTCTGGGTTATAAAACCCCAATCAAAGGGCCTGGCTTATGGCAGATGGttaattaaatttgattttcttctctttctcttccctagaGAGGGAAGCACAGATAGGCCAGGGTAAGGTTGGTGCAGGCACAGGGCAGGGGATGATTCAAACCTCCCCACCTTGGATTTTGAGGTTCCAAGAACAGCAGGTTCACCTGTGAATTCTCACAGCCTGGGCCCAGCAGGACGGCCTTGGGCTGGGCCCCATGCCACCCCTCTTCTCAGTGCTCAGCCCCGGAAGAAGGTAGAAATCACAGTCTTCCCAGTTGCAGACAAGCCTCTCCTTACCTTGCCAGTCAGCTTCCGGCCCTGCTCTTAAAAATGTTTGTCCAAGGCCTCTCGGGAGCTCTTGATTGCTGGCTTCCCATAAGGGCCCCAGTCACCTGCTGAGGCTCTCAAGGCCTCTGTGCGCTTGGCTCAGTGCCTCATCACCTCAGGACCCTGAGCTCACCTGTCCCCCATGCTGCAGAGGTACCACCTGTCGCAAGATGGCTCTCGGTCCCTGCTCTGGCCTCTGACAGGACGAGTGAGTCTGGTCCCCACCCCAAGAggcctgggtgggggtggagggtctCACCCTCCACCTTCCATGGATGACAATGTCAGAAATCTCATCGTGTTCCAGGGTCTTGGCTGCCTTCCTGAGTCCCATAAGCCAGGGCCTGGCATTCAGTGGGCACTCCAAGaatatgtttctctttctcccttccagGCAGCCTGTACAGGAGGAGCCCAGCCCTCTGCCCCCTCATCCTTCCAGCCTCTCATCTTCCCCCACCATCAAGGGTCAGGGCTCTTGTACACCCTGGCCTGGCAGGTGGGGTAGAGTAGAGCCTGTGGTATGGGGCCCCTGGGGCTGCAGGGCCCTGGTTAGCACTGGAGGCTGGGCTCTCCTGCACAATGTCTGTTCTTCCCAGGAGGCAAAGGGCCCTGGGCCCTGCCCGCTcagaggtcatacctgaaagacGAAGTGTTCGTTGAACTGTGGACTGGTGGTTCTGCATTTGGTCTTAGACTGGAGGAAGCGCCGCTCATCGGGCAGCAGGTGGAGCTTCACCAGGGGGCTACAGTTCTCTGAGGGGGCGTGCAGCCTCTGTGCCTTGATCAGGCCCACCAGCAGCCGCTCAGCCTCCTGCTGGTATTCCACGGAGAACCACAGCCGTCCCAGGCAGCCCTCAGGGAAGTCAGCCTCACTTTGGTCCTCTGGGATCTTGTAGAGCTCAGGGTTGATGGTCCCCGCCACACATGCATCTCCTACAACACAGGGACTGGGAAGACTGGCAGGCCAGGGGAAGGCAGGGGCGTGGGGACCGCAAGCTCTGGCTCTtccgcccctccctgcccagcccttcTTGGCTGAGTCTTGACAAGGTAGTTCGCTGGCTTCTCCTGACCACATTCgccccactctcttctccagactAAACACAGCCTCTCTCTAGTGCAGCTCTGCAGGACGCATTCTCAGCACTAAGGCATTCTACATCCAGGCCTGCTCCTCCTGGGACTCCTAGCAGAGGACACAGTATTCATTCAACCCTTGCCCCCATGACTGACCCCCACCCCTAGAGGTCAGGGCCGCCAATGTGGGTGCAGTGCCCAGCATCTGGCCTGGCTCCTTTCTGTGGTGTCCCAGAGGATGTCTCAGTGATAAAATGCTGCCTGTTGTCTTCCTCTTTAAATTGTAAGGGCTTAGCTAATTACTGGGTGGTTCTTAGTGAGGTCTCCAGAGCAAGGAGGTGGGCAGAAAGCTGTGTGCCCAGCTTCCACCATTCTGCTCTCTGGATTGGCCAACCCATCATCCTGGAGGAGGACCCAGCACAGGTGCTGTACCTGGGAACACTGGGTTTCCAACCCCAGATTTGTTGCTTACTGCCTCTGTGACCTCGGGCATGGCACTGTTACCCTCCCGGGCCTCAGTTTATTAATGTGTAAAATGGGGTGATTCCCCCAGCCATGGTCTAACTCCAAAATGGCACGTGAAGCCATACCTAGCCCAGCCTGGGATGCAGCAGGCATTGGTAAACTGAAATACCTAGAAAGAGTGGTCACTGGGCAACTCTGGCATCCTGGGTCCCATCTGGACTCTGTTCAGGAGCCAGGCCATGAAAGCAGATGGGTCTGTCCTGGCCTGGCCATACCATGACCCCTGGGCAGGCCCTGGTGGGCACACTCACCAAGATTGCTGCCAGTGGTGTGGGGCAGGAGCTCCAGGGCTGGGTAGGGGTCCTGTGGGACCTGGGCCCACTCTCTGCTGCTCCGGGGTACCCAGTCTTGGCTTTGGAGGGAAGGGGGCACCACAAATGGCACGCCTGGTGGCCTGTCCAGAGGCAGGGAGATGACAAATAGGTAGCAGGTGAATGGTATGGCTTCAGAGTGCTCAGCCCAGAGAGTGTAAGTGTCAGGAACTAGAGGAGAAAAAGccagcaggagctggaggaggcaaGAGCACCGTCTTCTGGGCCCACACCAGGGGACGCGCACAGCCACCTCCTCCGTCTGCCCACAGCCGTGGTGAGTGGCGCAGGAGCACAGCTCCTGGAGTCCGTCT includes:
- the SYT15B gene encoding synaptotagmin-15 isoform X2, translating into MRSCQRPQLLPAHRETRSALWMPGPRQAVPDTYTLWAEHSEAIPFTCYLFVISLPLDRPPGVPFVVPPSLQSQDWVPRSSREWAQVPQDPYPALELLPHTTGSNLGDACVAGTINPELYKIPEDQSEADFPEGCLGRLWFSVEYQQEAERLLVGLIKAQRLHAPSENCSPLVKLHLLPDERRFLQSKTKCRTTSPQFNEHFVFQVSSKSVNQRVLRFSVYHVDRQRKHQLLGQVLFPLKKETLAGNCRRVLWRDLEAESLEAPSEFGDLQFCLSYNDRLNRLTVVVLRAKGLRLRENTSFVSVFVKVSLMNHNKFVKCKKTSAVLGSTNPVYSETFSFKAIPAELDTASLSLTVLQSAEGDRSHELGRVVVGPYMYTRGRELEHWNEMLSKPKELVKRWHALCRTTEP
- the SYT15B gene encoding synaptotagmin-15 isoform X1, coding for MEGGPGGWGHPWGLLLLLLLTGVSYYLWKRLCATFTYEELSETTAASSTQGDALCPLDARTQASRPPGVPFVVPPSLQSQDWVPRSSREWAQVPQDPYPALELLPHTTGSNLGDACVAGTINPELYKIPEDQSEADFPEGCLGRLWFSVEYQQEAERLLVGLIKAQRLHAPSENCSPLVKLHLLPDERRFLQSKTKCRTTSPQFNEHFVFQVSSKSVNQRVLRFSVYHVDRQRKHQLLGQVLFPLKKETLAGNCRRVLWRDLEAESLEAPSEFGDLQFCLSYNDRLNRLTVVVLRAKGLRLRENTSFVSVFVKVSLMNHNKFVKCKKTSAVLGSTNPVYSETFSFKAIPAELDTASLSLTVLQSAEGDRSHELGRVVVGPYMYTRGRELEHWNEMLSKPKELVKRWHALCRTTEP